From a single Carassius auratus strain Wakin chromosome 38, ASM336829v1, whole genome shotgun sequence genomic region:
- the rrh gene encoding LOW QUALITY PROTEIN: visual pigment-like receptor peropsin (The sequence of the model RefSeq protein was modified relative to this genomic sequence to represent the inferred CDS: inserted 1 base in 1 codon), with product MIICDKKMASGFLNASAETVYGEKSAFTQTEHNIVAAYLITAGVVSLSSNIVVLLMFVKFRELRTATNAIIINLAFTDIGVAGIGYPMSAASDLHGSWKFGYTGCQIYAALNIFFGMASIGLLTVVAIDRYLTICRPDIGQKLTTVSYTLIIVAAWLNAVFWSAMPIVGWAGYAPDPXGATCTINWRNNDTSFVSYTMTVITVNFIIPLAVMFYCYYNVSVTVKRYTASNCLDSVNIDWSDQMDVTKMSIIMIVMFLAAWSPYSIVCLWASFGDPHKIPAPMAIIAPLFAKSSTFYNPCIYVIANKKFRRAIIGMLRCQTRQRITISNQLPMTASSVPLDP from the exons ATGATTATTTGTGACAAAAAGATGGCATCTGGATTCCTGAACGCTTCTGCTGAGACCGTATATGGTGAAAAGAGCGCCTTCACACAAACTGAACACAATATTGTTGCTGCATACCTAATAACCGCAG GAGTGGTCAGTCTGTCTAGTAACATTGTGGTGCTGCTGATGTTTGTGAAGTTCAGAGAGTTGCGTACCGCCACGAATGCTATCATTATCAATCTGGCTTTCACTGACATTGGTGTAGCTGGGATTGGTTACCCCATGTCAGCAGCCTCAGACCTGCACGGGAGCTGGAAATTTGGTTACACGGGCTGCCAG ATCTATGCTGCCTTGAACATATTCTTTGGAATGGCTAGTATTGGACTGCTCACTGTGGTAGCCATTGACCGATACCTTACCATATGTCGACCTGACATAG GACAGAAGCTGACAACAGTATCGTACACGCTTATAATTGTGGCTGCTTGGCTGAATGCTGTGTTTTGGTCAGCGATGCCCATCGTTGGTTGGGCAGGATATGCTCCCGATC CAGGAGCCACCTGCACCATCAACTGGAGGAACAATGACAC ATCTTTTGTGTCCTACACAATGACTGTGATCACTGTCAACTTCATCATTCCTCTGGCGGTCATGTTCTACTGCTACTACAATGTCTCAGTTACTGTGAAGAGATACACAGCCAGTAACTGCCTAGACAGCGTCAACATAGATTGGTCAGATCAGATGGACGTTACCAAG ATGTCTATTATAATGATAGTGATGTTCCTGGCTGCCTGGTCTCCATATTCAATTGTGTGTTTGTGGGCATCATTTGGTGACCCCCATAAGATTCCAGCTCCAATGGCCATAATTGCCCCACTCTTTGCCAAGTCCTCCACCTTTTACAATCCTTGCATCTATGTCATCGCCAACAAGAA GTTCAGGAGAGCCATCATTGGAATGTTACGATGTCAAACACGACAGAGAATCACTATCAGCAACCAGCTTCCAATGACGGCATCATCGGTGCCACTCGACCCCTAA
- the lamtor3 gene encoding ragulator complex protein LAMTOR3 yields the protein MNMADNLRSYLYKQLPSVEGLHAIVVTDRDGVPVIKVANDNAPEYALRPTFLSTFALATDQGSKLGLSKNKSIICYYNTYQIVQFNRLPLVISFIASSNANTGLIFSLEKELVPLIEELRQVVEVA from the exons ATGAATATGGCAGAT AATCTGAGGAGTTATTTGTATAAACAACTGCCGAG TGTTGAAGGACTCCATGCAATAGTGGTGACGGATAGAGATGGAGTCCCTGTGATCAAAG TTGCCAATGACAATGCTCCTGAATATGCCCTGCGGCCGACGTTCCTGTCCACCTTTGCATTGGCGACTGACCAGGGCAGCAAGCTGGGCTTGTCCAAAAATAAGAGCATCATTTGTTACTATAACACATACCAG ATTGTACAGTTTAATCGATTACCCTTAGTCATAAGTTTTATCGCAAGTAGTAACGCTAACACAG GTTTGATCTTCAGTCTTGAGAAGGAACTAGTGCCTCTGATTGAAGAACTTCGGCAGGTGGTGGAAGTAGCTTAG
- the dapp1 gene encoding dual adapter for phosphotyrosine and 3-phosphotyrosine and 3-phosphoinositide isoform X2, producing the protein MSVSSRRSSGEDLDELESVSWYHYDLSRHAAEALLLSNGVDGSFLLRNSNKGPDCFALSVRAKDSVKHFHVRRQFGKYSFGFNEFPSLQDFCSHLANQPLLGSDTGNLIVLRFPYPRQVEEPSIYETVCVHTAMQTGRHENDLVPNAPSLGTKEGYLVKQGAIIKFVEPIRTLDLTECSAVQFDYSQERVNCFCLVFPERTFYLCAKSGAEADEWIKILRWKLSQIKKGR; encoded by the exons ATGAGTGTCAGCTCAAGACGGAGCAGCGGGGAAGACCTCGACGAGCTGGAGTCAGTCAG CTGGTATCATTATGATTTGTCTCGGCATGCAGCTGAAGCTCTTCTCCTTTCGAATGGGGTGGATGGGAGTTTTTTACTCAGAAACAGCAACAAAGGACCTGACTGCTTTGCTTTGTCTGTTCG AGCAAAGGATTCAGTGAAACACTTTCATGTCCGGAGGCAGTTTGGCAAATATTCCTTTGGTTTCAATGAATTTCCTTCCCTTCAGGATTTTTGCAGTCACCTTGCCAATCAGCCGCTGCTAGGCAGTGACACAG GAAACCTGATAGTGCTACGATTTCCATACCCACGGCAGGTGGAAGAACCGTCCATTtatgagactgtgtgtgtgcatacggCCATGCAGACAGGTCGACATGAAAACGACCTAGTGCCTAATGCTCCATCA CTTGGCACTAAAGAAGGTTATCTGGTTAAACAAGGAGCTATCATCAAG TTTGTAGAGCCAATACGAACCCTGGATCTGACGGAGTGCTCTGCTGTTCAGTTTGATTACAGTCAGGAGAGGGTTAACTGCTTCTG TCTGGTGTTCCCCGAGAGGACGTTTTATTTGTGTGCAAAATCTGGTGCTGAGGCAGATGAATGGATTAAAATACTTCGATGGAAACTG TCACAGATAAAGAAAGGACGATGA
- the dapp1 gene encoding dual adapter for phosphotyrosine and 3-phosphotyrosine and 3-phosphoinositide isoform X1, protein MSVSSRRSSGEDLDELESVSWYHYDLSRHAAEALLLSNGVDGSFLLRNSNKGPDCFALSVRAKDSVKHFHVRRQFGKYSFGFNEFPSLQDFCSHLANQPLLGSDTGNLIVLRFPYPRQVEEPSIYETVCVHTAMQTGRHENDLVPNAPSLGTKEGYLVKQGAIIKNWKQRWFTLNRNELKYFKDKMFVEPIRTLDLTECSAVQFDYSQERVNCFCLVFPERTFYLCAKSGAEADEWIKILRWKLSQIKKGR, encoded by the exons ATGAGTGTCAGCTCAAGACGGAGCAGCGGGGAAGACCTCGACGAGCTGGAGTCAGTCAG CTGGTATCATTATGATTTGTCTCGGCATGCAGCTGAAGCTCTTCTCCTTTCGAATGGGGTGGATGGGAGTTTTTTACTCAGAAACAGCAACAAAGGACCTGACTGCTTTGCTTTGTCTGTTCG AGCAAAGGATTCAGTGAAACACTTTCATGTCCGGAGGCAGTTTGGCAAATATTCCTTTGGTTTCAATGAATTTCCTTCCCTTCAGGATTTTTGCAGTCACCTTGCCAATCAGCCGCTGCTAGGCAGTGACACAG GAAACCTGATAGTGCTACGATTTCCATACCCACGGCAGGTGGAAGAACCGTCCATTtatgagactgtgtgtgtgcatacggCCATGCAGACAGGTCGACATGAAAACGACCTAGTGCCTAATGCTCCATCA CTTGGCACTAAAGAAGGTTATCTGGTTAAACAAGGAGCTATCATCAAG AACTGGAAGCAGAGATGGTTCACACTGAATAGAAAtgaacttaaatattttaaagataagaTG TTTGTAGAGCCAATACGAACCCTGGATCTGACGGAGTGCTCTGCTGTTCAGTTTGATTACAGTCAGGAGAGGGTTAACTGCTTCTG TCTGGTGTTCCCCGAGAGGACGTTTTATTTGTGTGCAAAATCTGGTGCTGAGGCAGATGAATGGATTAAAATACTTCGATGGAAACTG TCACAGATAAAGAAAGGACGATGA